TCATCAATAAAGATTTAGCGCAAAAAGTAGCTTCTAAAATTGGCGTTGAGGTAAAACCTTTAGATGTTCCGAATCAAAGTTTGCCTGCCGATAGCAATCCGGATGATCTTCAAAGTGAAGAAAGAGAACCGAAAACAAAAAGTTCAGAGGCTTTAAGTATGGCCGAGACAGTAAAAGATACCATTAAAAGCAGAAAAATTGGGTTTATCATCGGAAACGGTTTTAATGCAAAAGCGATTAATTCATTAAAAACAAAACTGGAAAGTGAAGATGCGGTGGTAGAAATTATTGCTCCGACCTTGGCTCCGGTAAAAGGCGATGATGATTCTGTTATTACTCCTAAACATTCTTTAACGAGTATCGCCAGCGTTTGTTTTGATGCTTTGTTTATTGGAGATGGAGAAAATTCGGCAAAAGAACTTTTAGCATCAGAAAATAAACATTTGACCTTGCATTTCGTAAATGAAGCCTACAAACATTGTAAGGCAATTTATTTCGGGTCAGGAACAGAAAATATTTATAATAAAAGTAATGTTTCGGATAAAGAGCATGAAGATCCTGCGATTGTAGTTTCAGACGATCAAAAGCCGGAAAAGAAATTTATGGATGCCATTGCTCAGCACAGAGTTTGGGATCTGGAAGAAGAAAGAAATGCTTAATAAAAATACACCTTTACACACACTTATATATCACTTCAAAATGTAATGCTATGGAATTTCAAAAAAACCTTCTAGAATATATCAGTCAGATGCTTATCACCACAGGAGAAACTATTTCGGTAGTGGAAAGCGTAACTTCAGGATGCCTGCAACTGGCTTTTTCACAAATGCCGAATGCTTCATTTTTTTATAAAGGCGGAATGACGGCTTACACGCTGCCCGAAAAGGTAAGACTCCTGAATGTAGATCAAAAAGAAGCAGAAGACTGCGACTGTGTTTCAGAGAATATTGCTGAGACCATGGCATTACAAATTGCGAAGCTTTATGATTCAGACTGGTCGATTTCCACTACAGGATATTGCACACCCATCCGAAATTCGGCGTATCGAATATTTGCGTATTTTTCTTTTGCGTATAAAGGAGAAATTATTCTTACTAAAAAATTAGAATTACATCCTAAAACGCAGGCTTTAAATGCTCAATTATATTATACGGAATTTATTTTGGGCTGTTTTAAAAGCGAGATCGGTAAACTGGTAACGGTAAAATAAAACGAAACACGATGAATTTAAAATTAATTAATAAATCAGTTCTTATCACCGGTGCAGACAGCGGAATAGGAAAGGCTACCGCTTTACTTTTTGCAAAAGAAGGAGCAGATATTGCCATTATTTATCATGAAGATGACGAAAGCGCTGAGAAGACAAAAAATGAAATTCTTTTGTTGGGCCGAAAGTGTATTATTTTCGCTGGAGATATTAATGATTATGAATTTTGTGAACAAACCGCGGAAAAAGTGGCAGATCAATTTGGCGGAATTGATATTTTAATCAATAATGCGGGAACACAGTTTCCTTCAGACAATATTGAAAATCTGGAAGAAGAAAACATCAGAAAAACCTTTGATTCTAATATCATCGGAATGATTTTACTGACGAAAGTTGTTTTTCCTTATTTAAAACAGGGCGGAAGCATCATTAATACCACTTCAGCCACCGCTTATCAGGGACATCCCGAATTGCTGGATTATTCAGCGACAAAAGGGGCCATTGTTTCTTTTACACGCTCACTGGCTCTTCAGGCAAAACCTAAAGGAATTCGTGTAAATGCTGTGGCTCCGGGACCTGTAGCTACGCCACTAACCGAAGATACTTTTGGTGAAGAAAAAGATGATCCCAATAAACCGCCATTTGAAAGAAATGCCACTCCGGAAGAAATAGCAACCAGCTTTTTATTTCTCGCGAGTGACGATGCAGCGCAGATTACAGGGCAGGTGCTGCATCCCAATGGCGGATTGATTATTAACGGTTAAAAACATAGAATAAGGCATAGCAATATGCCTTATTTTTTTGGATCAGTTAATTATAAAAATTTAATGATTCATCTTTGCTCATTTGAATATTTAAATTAAAACTTTACATTAAAAAAAATCAAGCTTTCATAATATTCTGTAATTTTAATTCAAAATTTCTTCAAAATTGAATCTTTAAATTAGCTGAATGAAAATTCTGATCATAGAAGACGAACCCGAGCTGGCAAAAAGCATTGCAGAATATCTTTCTGAGGAAAATTATCTTTGCGAGTTTGCAACAACCTTTCATGAGGCTTTTGACAAGATCAAAAGCTTTACCTATGACTGTATTTTACTCGATATTTCTTTGCCCGACGGAAACGGAATGAAGATTCTGGAAGAGCTAAAGAAAGAAAATAAACAGGATGGGGTGATTATTATTTCTGCTAAAAATGCCTTGGATGATAAAATCAGAGGACTTCAGATCGGGGCGGATGATTATTTAACCAAACCTTTTCATTTATCTGAACTTTCTGCGAGGATTTATTCCGTGATCAGGAGAAAACAATTCAGCAGCACGAATGTTATTATTCAGAATGAATTACAAGTTGATCTTCTTTCAAAGACTGTTTTGGTGAAAAATAGTCCTGTTATTCTGACCAAAAAAGAATTCGATCTTCTTTTATATTTTCTCGGAAACAAAAATAAAGTGATCTCTAAAAGCGCACTGGCAGAACATCTTTCAGGAGATTTTGCAGATATGTTGGATAATCATGATTTTGTATACGCTCATATTAAAAATTTAAAGAAAAAACTGAGCGATGCAGGATATGATAATTATTTGAAAACAGTGTACGGAACGGGCTATAAATGGGTTTCAAATTAATGATATGAAGAATCTTTTAACCAAAACCACCAAACCGTTTCTTATTTATGTGCTTATTGTTTTTGCCGTAAGTATTCCCGTGTATTACGTGGTAGTTGATACTATTTGGTTGAGTGAATTGGATGAACATAACGAATTAATTGCCGAGAAATCTGCTTTTGAATTAAATAAATTAAGTTCTTCCGATATCGAACTGGAAAAAAGTATTGCCCTTTGGAACAAAATTCAACATGGAACAGATATTCAGAAAATTCCTTTTAATACGTTAAAATCCGACAAAAAATACACCGTTGAAAGAAAAATAAATGTTAATGATAAAGAGCCGGAACGGTTTAGATGTCTGAAAACGGTAGTTTACATTCATAAACAGCCTTATCTTTTCACGATAGAGACGAATGTAGAAGAGACTAAAGAAACAGTGATCAGTCTGGCGATTACCACCATATTTTTATTTCTGATCATGGTTGTTGGTTTGTTGGCTTTAAACAGAAGATTGTCGAATACAGTCTGGCAGCCGTTTAATGATACGCTGAATAAATTAAAATCATTTAATCTTAACGATCAGGCGAATATTTCTTTTGATAAAACAGATATTAAAGAATTTGAAGAACTTAATCTTGCTTTGTCTAAACTGATCGATCATAATATTTCGGTATATAAAACCCAGAAAGAATTCACAGAAAATGCCTCTCATGAATTGCAGACGCCGTTGGCTATTCTTCAGAACAAGCTGGATCTACTTCTTCAGGATGAGGATATTACGGAAAGGCAATATAAAATTATTGAAGAACTGAATAAAACGTTAACCAGAAGCTCCAGAATTAATAAAAACCTTCTCTTATTAGCTAAAATTGAAAATCAGCAATTTGCTCAGGATGAGAATCTTTTTCTCAATGAAATGTTGAGCCAAAGTATTGATGTTTTCAAAGAACATTTTGAGCAGAAAGATATGAGTCTTCAACAAAATATTCAGGATGAGGTGAAAGTGTTCGGAAATAAAAATTTAACGGAAACTCTTCTTAACAATCTGTTTGTAAATACCATTCGTCATACTCCGATAAGTGGTGAAGTGCATATAAAGCTGACCAAAAATAGGTTAGAAATTTCCAATTCAGGAAAATCTTCCTTGTCCGGCGAAAACCTTTTTAAACGTTTCTCCAAATCTTCTACAGACAGCAATGGAAGCGGTTTGGGATTGGCCATTATCAAAGAAATCTGTAATCGACAACACTGGAAAATAAGTTATCATTTCGAAAATAATCTTCATTTTTTTACTATCACCTTCTAAAATTCAAAATTTCTTCAAAATTGAGTCTGAATTTTGTGTCAGTAATTAATATAAAAGAGACAGAATTCACTTATGAAAGGTTTATTTCTAAGCTTGACACTGATTGTTGTTGGCTTTCAAAAAAATTATGCTCAAGATAGCTTGACAGTTGATAGTATTCAACAGGAACCGGTTGTTGCAGCAATACATTCGGAAGACAAATCCCATCAGTTTAATTATAAAAAACTGATTGTTCCTGCTGCTTTTATCACATATGGAGCGGCGAGTTTAAGTATAAACAGCCTTAAAGAGCTTAATTTTTCCACAAGAACCGAAATCAACGAGCATCGGCCAGATCATATTAAACTGGATAATTATACACAGTTCGCACCGGCAGCTTTGGTTTATGGACTGAATGCATTAGGTGTTGAAGGAAAACATAATTTCCGTGATCGAACGATTATCTACGGAACATCCATGTTAATCACTTCAGCTATCGTCGTTCCGTTGAAGCATATGGCGAAAGAGGAAAGACCGGATCAGTCTGACAATCTGTCTTTTCCTTCCGGGCATACCGCCATTGCCTTTGCGTCTGCACAGTTTATGTTCAGGGAATATAAAGACACTAATTTTCTTCTTGGAATTTCAGGATATTCATTTGCTGTTTTCACAGGAATTTACAGAATGTTAAATGACAAACACTGGTTTGGTGATGTAGTTGGTGGCGCTGGCTTCGGAATTCTATCAACCGAACTTGCTTATTGGCTTTATCCTAAAATAAACACGCTTCTGGGCGGTAAAAAACAAAAATCTCAAACCATGCTTATGCCTTACTATCAAAAAGGAAACGCAGGAATTGGGTTTGTGAAAAAATTTTAAATAAAACATCATGGCATTCAATATCATCATACTTTTCTTAGGAACCATTTTCGCCTTTTGGATCAGCGCGATCTGCGGAGGCGGTGCGAGCCTTATTTTAATCCCTATTTTAAATTTACTGCTTCCGGGTTCGGTAGTTCCTTTTTCCTTAACAATAGGAACCTTTACGAGCTCTGTTTCCCGAATTGCAGTTTTCAAAAAACATATCAAGTGGCAAATTTTCTTTTGGTTTGTTCCTTTTTCTATTCCGGCGGTTTTATTGGGAGCTTGGCTGATTAAATTTGTCAATCCCAATTACCTTCAGCTGATTGTCGGCTTTTTCCTTATCGCCAATGTTCCTGAATTATTTAAATCTAAAAAGAAAGAACCCGACGATCAAAAACCTTATCCTAAATTTTTATTGATTATCATAGGATTTTGCGCTGGATTTATTTCAGGTATTACAGGTGCAATCGGTTTGCTGTTTAATCGTTTTTATTTAAGATTTGGCTTAAAGAAAGAAGAAATTGTGGCGACAAGAGCCATTAATGAAGTGTTTTTACATTTAATTAAACTCATTATTTATATTTCGCTGGGACTTTACTCAAAACCAGCGCTTTGGTTGGGATTAGCGATTGCAGTGGCAACGATTATTTCTTCATATACCGTAAAATATATCCTTCCGTATTTAAGTGAATTTTTGTTTAAAAAAATAGGGTATGGCGCGATGGTAATTTCCGGAATTATGCTTTTGGTAGGAACTTCCGATAAAATTATTCAGCAGGATAAAATTTCATTTTCAACCACTCATCAAAGCAGCGAATCAGAATCTGTTATTTCATGGCGAAACACCGATTTTGTGATAGAATTTGCCTTCGATGACGGTTTTGAAGTGGAAAGACCAATACAACCGGATGAGCTGCCTTCCCGTCTTAAACAGAAATATGATTCTTTACAACCTTTGTACGATAAAATTCATCTGGAAAAGGTTTTCACGCTTCAGAATGATCCTGCGTATGAATTTTATTGCTATAAAAATGGAGAGCTGACCAAATTTGAGATTTAATTATTGGTAGAGCGATTTTCTGTATTCAATGCCCCATTTTGCAATTTCATCGATGATAGGTTCCAGCGTTTTTCCGTATTCTGTGATTTCATATTCCACCGTTACAGGTTTGGTATTCAAAACAGTTCGTGAAATCAGATGATTCATTTCCATATCCTGAAGCTCTTTGGAAAGCATTTTTGAGGCAATGCCATCTACCTCGCGAATAAGATCCATAAAACGCATCTTTCCGCCTTGCATCAACGTTCCAAGAATATGGAATTTCCATTTTCCGGAAAGTATTTCCATCGCATCTTTAATGGCATTAATTCTCGCTTTGCAAAGCATGGTAGAATTATAAAGGGGTTCTTTTTTCATGGGTTTTAAAACTTGTTCAAAAATACAAAATCAGACTTTGGTTTCCAACTGGAAAGTAGTTTCCCGAAAGAAACTGATGGTGATTTTCTTAATTTACAGCTTTATTTTTGCTAAAGAATTTTAAATCTAAAAATGAGTGTATTTAAATTGATTTTCAGTTTAATAGTTCTGATGACAGCCATTCAAAATTGTGATGGACAAACAAAAAAAGAGAAAGTAATGACAGACAAATTAAAAACGACCAATCCGCTTTTATGCGATGTTGAAACAGGAATGTGCGAAATGCCTGAAGTGGAAAATGCAGAAAATATAGCGATTGATATAGCGAGCGAGAAAGTGAAAATTATTTACTTTACTGATCCTATTTGTTCATCATGTTGGGGAATTGAGCCTCAATTAAGAAAATTAAAACTTGAATATTCAAAAGATGTTGAAATTGAATATCATATGGGCGGACTTCTTCCGGATTGGAGCTATAACAGTGGAGGAATCAGCAAACCTTCTGATGTGGCGCATCATTGGGATGAGGTGAGCGAATATTATGATATGCCGATTGATGGCGATGTATGGTTGGAAGATCCGTTGAATTCTTCTTATCCTTCATCGATTGCGTTCAAAGCGGCACAATTGCAGGACAAAGCAAAAGCGATGGTTTTTTTACGTGAATTAAGAGAATTGCTATTTTTAAAGAAGAAAAATATTGCGAAATGGGAATATATTTCAGAGGCTGCCGAAAGAGCAAATTTAAATATCGATCAATTAAAAAATGATTTTGAAGGCAAGGCAAAACAATTATTCGAGGAAGATCTGCAGCTGGCAAGGGAATATGGTGTCAGAGGTTTTCCTACGTTATTTTTTGTTCAAAACGGAGAAATAAAAGATAAAATCTACGGAACAAAGCCTTATGATTTGTATGAAAGCACTATTAAAAAGATTGATAATAACCTTGTTAAATACGAATATCCAAAAAGCTGGGAATCCTTATTTTCAAAATATAAATCTTTAACAGCAAGAGAATTTTCAGAATTATCGGGAACCGAAAGATCCGAAAGTGAGAAAGTTTTAAATGAACTTTTTTCTCAGGGAAAATTGGATAAAATTAAAACTAAGAATGGTTCTTTATGGTTTTTAAAATAGAAAAATTGTAATTCAAAAATATTATTAAAGTCTGGTATAATCTATCAGGCTTTTTGTTTTTTATTAATCTTCGGCTTAGATTTCATGATTCCATAATAAGATGAGGTGAAAGCAGATAAGCTTTGGTAACCAACAGAATATGCTATCTGACTTAAAGTGAATTGTTTCGTATCAATTAGTTCGATACTTTTTAAAATTCTGACCAATTGATGATATTTCTGAAGCGTAATTCCGGTCTCATTTTTAAAAATTCGTTGTAAACTTCTTACCGACATTTGCGCTTTTTCAGCTAAAGAATCAACATCTAAATTGTATTTAAAATGCGTATTGATCTCATTACAAACGGGAATTAATCTTTCATCTTTCGGAACCGGAATTTCAAGATTATTGCTTTCCTTACAGAAATTAGGCAAACTCTTTAAAATGGCTTTAAAAAATAAATCCTGTTCTTCATCTTCAATTAAAGATTGGGTCCATTTTGAAGCGTACAGCAACATTTCTTTCAAAACTGACGGAACCGCAAAAACATGAACCTGCTGATAAAAATCTTCATCAAAAACCGTTTTAAATAGAAAAACCATAAGATTTACCGTTTGCGCTTCCGAAGTAATTCGGTGTGATTTTCCTGATGGAATCCAGATTACATGATTTTGCGGAACCAAATATATTTTCTGATCGATATGAAAATACTGATAGCCTTCTTCTACAAAAGTAAGTTGCGAACGATTGTGTGAATGCTCATAATCATCATGTTTCCAGTTTTTTTCATACCAAACATAAGCCTCTTTTTCGATCATATCGATATATTGGCTGTTTGTTTTTTCGATTAATCCGCATTTTACTTTGTCGTTTTGCATAGCATTTTTGGCAAATTTAATAAAAACGTCATTACTAATTTTGTAAAATAAATTTTATACTTCATCGAAATGAGAAAACTATTTCCACTTTTTATCTTAATTTTATTATTAAATAACACTAACGTTATGGCACAAAATAAAGCTAAAGTATTGGTTCTTATCCATTCAGATAACGGAGGAACCTACGAAATGGCAAAAGAAATTGCCAAAGGAATTGAAAGCGAAAATAAGGCAACTGCTGTTGTAAAGCTTGTAAAAGAATCTCAAAATCAAAAACTTAAAAATATTCCGGTGGCGAATGTGAATGAATTATCTTATTATGACGGAATTGCATTCGGCTCGCCGGTATATTTCGGAAATATCAGTACCGGAATGAGTGAATTTTTATCTAAAACAGTTGATCTTTGGACGAATCATTCTTTAGAAGGAATGCCTGCAACGGTTTTCATGTCAGCGGGAAGCGGCGCAGGAAAAGAATTGGCATTACAGTCTTTCTGGAATAGTCTAGCCGTTCACGGAATGGTGTTGGTTTCCAATGGAATTCGTGGTAATGAAGGCATTAATAAATCTATTCCGCAAGGAAATACGGTGTTGGGAACAACGACGATGGCTTCTTTAAAAGATGTTGAAAGACCAACAAAAGACGAACGAAATTTAGCTCAACTTCAGGGAAAAAATTTCGCTAAAGTAGCATTGGTATTAAAAGGAACTTTTGCAAAAAAAGAAGTCGCAATAATTGAAAAACCTGCGGATTTTAATCAAATTTTAAAAGAAAAAAACATTGTTTTGCCGCAAGTTCCAAAACCTGCGGGAAATTACAAACCTTTTGTACGTTCAGGAAATCTTATTTTTATTAACCAAGTTGCATTAAAAGACGGAAAAATTTTCAACGGTGGAAAATTAGGTGTAGATGTGAATGAACAACAGGTAAAAGATGCTACAAAATTGACGATGTTAAATGTTTTAGCGGTTTTAAACGATGCCGTTAACGGAGATTTAAGTAAAGTAAAGCAGTGCGTTCAACTGACAGGAATTTTCAATACAAAAGACGATTATACCAATCATGCAGGATTGATGAACAGTGCTTCAGATTTGGTGGTGGATGTTTTTGGTGAGAAAGGAAAACATGCCAGAGGAACGCTGGGAGCATCTTCTATTCCTGTGAATTCTTCTGTGGAAATCCAGGCAATTTTTGAAGTGGAATAACACCTTGCTCTCAATATCAGACTTCAAGATGATAGACGGATAGAGAATAGATAAGTAAAATAAAAGTCTATGATCTATTCGTCTATTTTCTAAAAGTCTTACACATCATTTTTGTTCATCATATTCTTCTTTTTAAACTCCGTTGGCGTTTCTCCCACAAGATTTTTAAACAGTTTATTGAAGTAAGAAATGCTTTCAAAACCAACATTGTAAGCAATTTCTGCGACGCTTACATCGCACAGTAACAAGGTTTTTGCCTGATTGATTCTGTATTGATTCACAAAATCGGTAAACGTCATATTCGTCTGCTTTTTAAAATAACGACAAAAGGCAGACGTACTGAGGTGAACCATCTCTGCTACACTATTTACATCAGGATTTTTATCATAATTTTCATGAATATAATTATAAACGGTTCCCATTCGTACTTTATCATTCAGGAAAAATTTTACTCTTGTATCTTCATTATTTAATTGTTCAAATTCATTCGAATCGGCGAGAATATTTAAAATATCAATCAATCCTAGTAATCGATCGAAAGATTTCATTTCCTGTATTGCTTTGAGTTTTTCAACGGCTTTTTCCTTTGTTTTTCCGTGAAATGAAAACCCAAGATGGGCGCGCTCCAGCAAATTTTTAATATTTTCAAACTCAGGAGTGGAAACGATCGTATTTTCAGGGAAATTTTCATGAAGCTGAACAACGATTTGTTTATATTCAGTTTCAATTCCGTAATCAAAATTAAGGTGAGGAATATTGGGACCAATTAATACCAAATAACTTCCCACAAAGCCTGAAATATGTTTCCCGACATGGCTGATTCCGTTGATCGCTTCCACATAAACCAACTCGATTTCAGGGTGATAATGCCAGAAAAAATAATTCCGGAAACAGGGGGTATGAATTTTAAACGATTGTCCTTTATCAAAAGGAATTTGTTCTTTTTCAATTTTCATCTTGTTGTGTGTTTTTCATTTTAAGAACAAATTAACTAAAAAAAAGTCAATGGAGAGCAAGAATTTAGCATTTACGATAAATTCACCCAAAAGTTTATTGCACAACTTTGCTTCATTAACAAATTAAAATACAGAGATCATGGAAAAAACAGTAGAAACAGCACCAATGATGAATATGATGGGAGGGAAACAGGCAGACCCGGGAAATCCCTCAACTTTAACGAAGAATAATCCTCAGCTTTTTAAAAGAAAAAATAACGAACCGCTGAGAGTTTTGTCGGAAGAAGACTGGAAATTCTGGATTGAAAACGGATATATCGTCATTAAAAATGCAATCTCAAAAGAGCAGGCTGCAAAAAGTGCAGAATTTTTATGGGATTACGAAGGTAAAAAGGCAAATGATAAAGAAACCTGGTATACAACACCTCAAACGGCCCATAAAATGAAAGAGCTGAATAATGCCGGAATGGTGGAAGTTTACAATACTCCGATTTTATGGGAAAACCGTCAGGCGCCCAGAGTTCATCAGGCTTTTGCAGATATTTGGGGAACCGAAAATCTTTGGGTAAGTATCGACAGAGCTAATCTGAACTTCCCGATTCGTCCGGGATTTGAGTATAAAGGTTTTATCCATTGGGATTACGATCCCGAGACGAAACCTCAATATGTACAGGGTGTTTTGGCGTTGGCAGATCAGACGGATGAAAACATGGGTGGTTTCCAATGTATTCCTGAGCTTTTCAGAGAATATGATACCTGGAAATTGTCGCAGCCAGAAGATAGAAACAGATTTATTCCTGATACCACAGGTTTTACACCAACAAAAGTGAAAATGGAAGCCGGCGATTTATTGATTTTCAACAGTTCAGAACCTCACGGAATTCGGGCAAATAATAGCGATAAAGTGAGAGTTGCTCAATATATTTCAATGGTTCCGGCGGATGAAGATAATGATGAGCTTCGCCAATGGAGGCTGAATTCCTGGCATGACAGAATTTGTCCGGATGGTGACGGATTTCCGGGAGATCCTTTACAGCGAGAGAAAAATTACCCGATTGCAGAGCTTTCGGAATTGGGGAAAAAGTTACTTGGACTTAATAAATGGTAATTTGACAACAGCAGTGAAAATTTTTCACTGCTTTTTTATTTCTTTTTTAGAGGTTATTTAAAATTATAACGCAAAGATTTTATGGCTTTCTTTTGATTTTTAGAATACAAAAGCAAATGAATTTGCCTCGCGAAGCTTGGAAATATAATACGCTTTTTCAAATCAACTTGTTGATTCTTCTTTGCTCACTTGAATATTTGTTATATCTAAATTAAAACTTTGCATCAAAAAAAATTAGCTTAATTCAAATTTCTGTTCTGAAATATTTTCAAAACTATTCTTTTGATGTTCTTTTATCAAACCTTTATAATATTCAGAAGGAGTTTTACCGATAATTTCTTTAAAATACCGATTAAAAGAGGATTTAGACTTAAAACCCGCTTCGTAAGCAAAAGATAAAAAATTAATATTTTCATTCTTTTCAATGGCTTTTTCTACCATTTTTTTGAAATATTCGATACGATATTCGTTGATGTAGCGATAAAATGGTTTATGTTTGTAACCGTTCAGCATTTCGCTGATTTGATATTTATTGATGGATGTTTTCAAAGCCAGCTCATCCAAAGTAAGATCACAATTTCTGAAAAGTTCTTCTTTTTGTACAGAATCATCCATTTTCAACCATAAATCATTGAATTTTACTTCATAATCGATGGTATTTAAAACTGAAGATTCTTTAGCAATATCAATTTGATGATCAAGATTTGAATCAATTGGTTCTAAATGATTTACTTCCGTTGAGAAACTTTTTCTAATAATTAATAAGCAGATAATCAATAAAATAAAATAGGCAAGACATCTCATTGAAACATTGATGATCTGTAAATGTTCGGGATAAATCTGAAGTAAAACTTTAGAAACAACTACCATTAATTCCATAAAAAGAATACAATAAGAAATTCTTGTAATGACGTCGTATTCTGATAATTCTAAATTATTGATTCTGTTTTTGTTAGAAATTAAAATAGCTTTTAAAGGATAATATAAATTAACGGTAAAAATAGAATACAGACTGAAATTATTGTAAATATCAAGCAATCTTTGATCCACCCGATTAAGAACCATAAAAACACAGGAAACCGTAAAATAAGCAATCATTAATACAAAAAGCGGAATAAAAAGAAACCATTTTTTCGCCAGAGAAAATTTTTTTTTTGTTTTGCTTAAAGTGTATAAATAGATCAACGGACCGTAACAGATAGAAATAAACGTATTCATTTGCTGTCTGATACTTTCATCAGGTATAAAATTGAAGATCACAAACTTT
The sequence above is a segment of the Chryseobacterium sp. MYb264 genome. Coding sequences within it:
- a CDS encoding Atu1372/SO_1960 family protein, with translation MRKLFPLFILILLLNNTNVMAQNKAKVLVLIHSDNGGTYEMAKEIAKGIESENKATAVVKLVKESQNQKLKNIPVANVNELSYYDGIAFGSPVYFGNISTGMSEFLSKTVDLWTNHSLEGMPATVFMSAGSGAGKELALQSFWNSLAVHGMVLVSNGIRGNEGINKSIPQGNTVLGTTTMASLKDVERPTKDERNLAQLQGKNFAKVALVLKGTFAKKEVAIIEKPADFNQILKEKNIVLPQVPKPAGNYKPFVRSGNLIFINQVALKDGKIFNGGKLGVDVNEQQVKDATKLTMLNVLAVLNDAVNGDLSKVKQCVQLTGIFNTKDDYTNHAGLMNSASDLVVDVFGEKGKHARGTLGASSIPVNSSVEIQAIFEVE
- a CDS encoding AraC family transcriptional regulator, which gives rise to MKIEKEQIPFDKGQSFKIHTPCFRNYFFWHYHPEIELVYVEAINGISHVGKHISGFVGSYLVLIGPNIPHLNFDYGIETEYKQIVVQLHENFPENTIVSTPEFENIKNLLERAHLGFSFHGKTKEKAVEKLKAIQEMKSFDRLLGLIDILNILADSNEFEQLNNEDTRVKFFLNDKVRMGTVYNYIHENYDKNPDVNSVAEMVHLSTSAFCRYFKKQTNMTFTDFVNQYRINQAKTLLLCDVSVAEIAYNVGFESISYFNKLFKNLVGETPTEFKKKNMMNKNDV
- a CDS encoding phytanoyl-CoA dioxygenase family protein; its protein translation is MEKTVETAPMMNMMGGKQADPGNPSTLTKNNPQLFKRKNNEPLRVLSEEDWKFWIENGYIVIKNAISKEQAAKSAEFLWDYEGKKANDKETWYTTPQTAHKMKELNNAGMVEVYNTPILWENRQAPRVHQAFADIWGTENLWVSIDRANLNFPIRPGFEYKGFIHWDYDPETKPQYVQGVLALADQTDENMGGFQCIPELFREYDTWKLSQPEDRNRFIPDTTGFTPTKVKMEAGDLLIFNSSEPHGIRANNSDKVRVAQYISMVPADEDNDELRQWRLNSWHDRICPDGDGFPGDPLQREKNYPIAELSELGKKLLGLNKW
- a CDS encoding helix-turn-helix domain-containing protein, producing the protein MQYIVIIGAFQAIVALWLLQVREKKATSNYLFMFLLSAIAVHLIIKFVIFNFIPDESIRQQMNTFISICYGPLIYLYTLSKTKKKFSLAKKWFLFIPLFVLMIAYFTVSCVFMVLNRVDQRLLDIYNNFSLYSIFTVNLYYPLKAILISNKNRINNLELSEYDVITRISYCILFMELMVVVSKVLLQIYPEHLQIINVSMRCLAYFILLIICLLIIRKSFSTEVNHLEPIDSNLDHQIDIAKESSVLNTIDYEVKFNDLWLKMDDSVQKEELFRNCDLTLDELALKTSINKYQISEMLNGYKHKPFYRYINEYRIEYFKKMVEKAIEKNENINFLSFAYEAGFKSKSSFNRYFKEIIGKTPSEYYKGLIKEHQKNSFENISEQKFELS